The Nodosilinea sp. FACHB-141 nucleotide sequence CCACCAAATTTTGGCCCCATCCAGCATCATAAACAGAGTTACGACCGCGATGAGAACGGCGAGCACCAGGTTGGCCAGGGTTGATTGCAGGAGTCCTAGCCCAGTTGTGAGAATGGCTACAGTCTGGTTTTGGAGCTGAGGCTCTAGACCCTGTAAATCGACGGGCAAATTCAGCGTTTCTAATAGATCTTCGACACTGCTGAGCCAGGGTATCACTGAGTCAGAAAAGTTTTGTACGCTGGCGGATAGCTGCTGCCCTTGAGATAACACCGCCATGCCCAGGGTGAGGGAAAGGCCGACAATGATGGCTAAGCAGGTGAGAAACACGGCGATCGCCGCCACCCCGCGCGGTAGCCACCGGCTGAGCCAGGTGACCGGATGATTGAGCAAAAACGCCAGAATAGTGGCGGTGACAAACACCACTATTAGTACTTCAAAGTAGGCTAGCAGCTGAACTGCGGCCCAACCGCTGGCAAACAACAGCAAGAATCGCACTAGGGTGCTGGTGCTCAAAGCAGCCCAGATACTAGCTTTGCTTTGGGGCGACGCTCCTGGGGCAATTTCTTCTTGGGGTTCCTCAGTTTTCATGGACTGGGGCTTCTTGCACGAGCACAAAGGGTTGCACAATCAACGACTGAAACTGCTTTTTGGCCGCTTGATCCCACACTTCTAGCTGCAAGGGCGAGGGCTTGGTGATTAGAGCTTCGGCAATCCAGCGGTTGACGGCGGCAGTATTGTCGGTGGCAATCGCCATCCCCACCTCGACTAAATCTAGCTGTCGATCGACCACCACCACTGCCCCCCGATTGGCGTGGGGGCTGATCCAGGCCCAATCGGCAGGGGCAAGCATATCGGTAAGTTCTTGTTTGAGGTCTTGGGACATGGGCTTGGCCGGTGCGATCGCGAACTTTTACAGGCTACCAGATGAGGCGAGAGTAGATGGGCAAGTCAGTGGATGGGTGAGAGGGGTAAGGGGATGAGGAGGTGGAGTGACTAACGGCCAAGGTCGTGGAGGCGATGGATTTCGGTGGCGCACTGGGTGGTGATGACCTCTAACCCCTCGCGGGCAGTGGAGGGGGGCGGGGCTATGGGGGCACCAATTCGAATGGTCAGGGGGGTAGGGCGGGGTATCGACGAACCCTTGGTGAAAATGCGTTGGGTGCCCCAGAGGCTAACGGGCAGCAGCGGTACCTGGGCTTTGGCCGCAATCAACGCCGCGCCGATTTTAGGCTCAGGAATGCGGCCATCGGGTGTGCGAGTGCCCTGGAGAAAAATGCCCACTGCCCAGCCCTGCTCCAGCTGCTTGAGGGCTTCGCGAATGGCGCTGCGATCAGCGCTACCCCGCTTTACTGGGTAAGCCCCGTAGAGGCGAATGGCTTGACTGAGCACCGGCACCTTGAACAACTCTTCTTTGGCCATGTAAGAGACGGGACGGCGCACGGCGGCGGATAGCAGCGGCGGGTCAAAGTCGCTGGCGTGGTTGGCAACTACCACCAGTCCTCCGGTTTTGGGCACCTGATCGGTACCGTAGACCCGGCCCCGAAAATATAAGCCCAGCATCGGGCTCACCACCGACCATTTGAACAGGTGGTACCACAGCAGGTTAACGGGGGGTTCGCGATCGCGACTCATGTCGGGCTTATTCTGTAAAACCATCAAAGTCCCTTTACCAAGGAGATTAGGACTGCCGTGGGAGCTCAGCCTGCGCTGGCGACCTGCTCTAGATTGCCTACGTTTACCAGCGCGAGTTCTTTGCAGGTGCGCTTGGTCAATCCGGTGAGCACGTTGCCCGGTCCCACTTCGACCACCGTATCAATCCCCAGTTCTGGCAACGCCAGGGTGATTTCGCGCCAGCGCACTGAACCCGTCATCTGCTGGACTAGACGCTGCTTCAACACCGACCCGTCAGTGGCAGGGGTAGGGTCTACGTTAGAGAGCACGGGCACTTGGGCCGTGGCAAAGGAAATTGGTTCTAAAACTGCCTGAAATGTTGCGGCAGCATCGGCCATCAGCGGCGAGTGGAAGGCACCGCTGACGTTGAGCTTCACGGCCCGCTTAGCTTTCATGCCTTCCATCACGGTGGTCACGGCCTCTGGGGTGCCCGAAATCACCA carries:
- a CDS encoding AI-2E family transporter; the protein is MKTEEPQEEIAPGASPQSKASIWAALSTSTLVRFLLLFASGWAAVQLLAYFEVLIVVFVTATILAFLLNHPVTWLSRWLPRGVAAIAVFLTCLAIIVGLSLTLGMAVLSQGQQLSASVQNFSDSVIPWLSSVEDLLETLNLPVDLQGLEPQLQNQTVAILTTGLGLLQSTLANLVLAVLIAVVTLFMMLDGAKIWWWLLNNLPIRNKVRFNTVIQHNLLGFFWGRLLLAVFSITSTFAVFAFLGMPFPLVLAVIAGLFNLIPGIGATLGISIVSLLLLSQGVWLAIQAVVVCIAVEQIEENLLLPYIMKDSLDINPVVMFFALIVGATVAGVLGLFLAVPIAGVIVTCLDIEAMRGKPTQD
- a CDS encoding DUF2288 domain-containing protein, with protein sequence MSQDLKQELTDMLAPADWAWISPHANRGAVVVVDRQLDLVEVGMAIATDNTAAVNRWIAEALITKPSPLQLEVWDQAAKKQFQSLIVQPFVLVQEAPVHEN
- a CDS encoding lysophospholipid acyltransferase family protein; protein product: MSRDREPPVNLLWYHLFKWSVVSPMLGLYFRGRVYGTDQVPKTGGLVVVANHASDFDPPLLSAAVRRPVSYMAKEELFKVPVLSQAIRLYGAYPVKRGSADRSAIREALKQLEQGWAVGIFLQGTRTPDGRIPEPKIGAALIAAKAQVPLLPVSLWGTQRIFTKGSSIPRPTPLTIRIGAPIAPPPSTAREGLEVITTQCATEIHRLHDLGR